One window of Candidatus Saganbacteria bacterium genomic DNA carries:
- a CDS encoding cytochrome c biogenesis protein ResB yields MLISIIGTVIPQREAYELYLKLYGEAFAGLFVFLGLTNFYYSFVFNLVLILLGCSIFVCSLKRLTSALRGQLSIYKWGSFFAHVSVLIIYLGAIYGAIAGFSDNINIEKGSSYFEPHKNFSVKLNDFNAKFDASGRPTSFTSDLSVIDGSKEVLRKTIFVNNPLAYKGVKFYQSSFGLKGVVEVKGPGGVVENIPIYKGSISTYKATNQMFQVEDIMPDLHLLHGTAIDTYEATTPAAFIPGIGWLVKNKPISVQGYTFKLIGATEFTGLQVKMDPGIPAVFIGFLFLTIGVGIMIYVKR; encoded by the coding sequence GTGTTAATCTCGATTATCGGGACCGTCATCCCTCAACGAGAAGCCTACGAATTGTATCTAAAACTCTATGGCGAAGCCTTTGCCGGGCTCTTTGTATTTTTGGGATTAACAAATTTTTATTATTCTTTTGTTTTCAACCTAGTCTTGATATTGCTTGGATGTTCGATCTTTGTCTGCAGCTTAAAGAGGCTAACGAGCGCGTTGCGCGGGCAATTGAGCATTTACAAATGGGGTTCTTTTTTTGCGCATGTGAGCGTTCTTATTATATATCTTGGAGCTATCTACGGAGCAATAGCGGGATTTTCCGATAACATCAATATTGAAAAGGGGTCTTCCTATTTTGAGCCTCATAAGAATTTTTCCGTTAAGCTTAATGATTTTAATGCCAAGTTCGACGCAAGCGGAAGGCCAACCTCTTTTACTTCCGATCTTTCCGTTATTGACGGGAGCAAAGAAGTGCTGCGCAAAACGATCTTTGTCAATAACCCTCTGGCATATAAGGGCGTCAAATTCTATCAATCCAGTTTCGGGTTAAAAGGTGTTGTTGAAGTTAAGGGCCCCGGGGGAGTTGTGGAAAACATACCTATATACAAAGGAAGCATTTCAACTTACAAAGCCACAAATCAAATGTTCCAAGTCGAAGATATTATGCCTGACTTGCATTTGCTTCACGGGACGGCTATTGATACTTACGAAGCGACAACTCCCGCCGCTTTTATTCCGGGAATTGGCTGGCTTGTTAAAAACAAACCGATATCCGTTCAAGGGTATACATTTAAATTGATCGGAGCCACGGAATTTACCGGGCTTCAGGTGAAAATGGATCCGGGGATACCCGCGGTTTTTATAGGATTTCTATTTTTGACAATAGGAGTGGGGATTATGATATATGTTAAGCGTTGA
- a CDS encoding cytochrome c3 family protein: protein MKEKLDRLFRSRLGKIALILFGLFILAILSFAHYSESPSFCNSCHIMKPYYQAWKTSKHNFVKCVDCHYPADASPKQFAWKKFQSMSQVAKYVTRTYGTRPYAEIDDSSCLRGGCHAKRLLEGKVTYKEHVVFDHGPHLLNLRQGKQLRCTSCHSQIVQGRHIEVTDSTCFICHFKKDKNGKRPSISKCSTCHKMPERLIKHGGFSFSHKDFAGGKQLNCEKCHSDSIIGEGTTSKDKCLDCHNQPDRIAKYNDTTFIHKNHVADHKIECIRCHSEIKHQLGRVIYLLESQCTVCHTKKHGGVREMYMGIGGKGVSDQPSPMFTHQVDCAGCHITPTIAPDDVLFKGQTYKTTQKSCSGCHAEAYESVLDSWKEQMDKSLNEIESKLAKAKDILAAYEEKQDKKYIKSLTLYNEAKYNYYFVKDAKGVHNIDYAEALLKKAGEDLDSIFSYTLP, encoded by the coding sequence ATGAAAGAAAAGCTCGATCGGCTGTTTCGCTCCCGCCTAGGAAAGATAGCCTTGATCCTTTTTGGATTATTTATTTTAGCCATACTTTCATTCGCACATTACAGCGAAAGCCCCTCCTTCTGCAACTCATGCCATATAATGAAACCCTATTATCAAGCGTGGAAAACATCCAAGCACAATTTCGTCAAATGCGTCGACTGCCATTACCCGGCTGACGCCTCCCCAAAACAATTCGCATGGAAAAAATTCCAATCGATGTCCCAGGTCGCGAAATATGTGACGCGCACTTATGGGACCAGGCCTTACGCAGAGATCGACGATTCGAGCTGCCTTCGCGGAGGTTGCCACGCGAAAAGGCTCCTGGAAGGCAAGGTTACATACAAAGAACATGTGGTTTTCGACCATGGCCCCCACCTGCTTAACCTTAGGCAAGGGAAGCAGCTGCGATGTACATCCTGCCATTCACAGATCGTTCAGGGGAGGCATATTGAAGTAACGGATTCAACTTGTTTTATCTGCCACTTCAAAAAAGACAAAAATGGAAAACGCCCATCGATCTCGAAATGTTCCACTTGCCACAAAATGCCCGAAAGACTGATCAAGCATGGAGGGTTCAGTTTCAGCCACAAGGACTTTGCCGGCGGAAAACAGCTTAACTGCGAAAAATGCCATTCTGATTCGATAATCGGAGAAGGGACAACATCAAAAGATAAATGCTTAGATTGCCACAACCAGCCCGACAGGATAGCCAAATACAATGACACGACATTTATCCACAAAAATCATGTTGCCGACCATAAGATCGAGTGCATTAGGTGCCATTCCGAGATAAAACATCAGCTTGGCCGTGTTATTTACCTTCTAGAAAGCCAATGTACGGTTTGCCATACAAAAAAACACGGCGGCGTACGGGAGATGTATATGGGAATAGGCGGCAAGGGCGTTTCTGATCAACCAAGCCCGATGTTCACCCACCAAGTGGACTGTGCCGGATGCCATATAACGCCGACTATTGCACCCGATGACGTATTATTTAAAGGGCAGACCTACAAGACCACGCAAAAAAGCTGCAGCGGATGCCATGCCGAAGCTTATGAGTCGGTACTTGACAGCTGGAAAGAACAAATGGACAAATCATTAAATGAGATAGAGTCAAAGCTTGCAAAAGCAAAGGACATTCTTGCCGCTTACGAAGAAAAACAAGATAAAAAGTACATAAAAAGCTTGACCCTATATAACGAAGCCAAATACAATTATTACTTCGTCAAAGATGCCAAAGGCGTCCATAATATTGATTATGCCGAAGCTCTGCTTAAAAAAGCAGGCGAGGATCTGGACTCTATTTTTTCTTATACCCTTCCATAA
- the ccsB gene encoding c-type cytochrome biogenesis protein CcsB translates to MLSVESNFLSYAILSYLISMVSYFIYVSFKKENVGSFATLILSLGFILHTVSIIARTISSGRLPFSNLYESMTSFAWGIILIYLVIEFMYKLKIIGIIAVPIGFLAALYASTLNKSIETLMPALQSNWLLAHVSVAIVSYGVLAISFSTACLYLLKEYFNFKWLPKKEMLDDLTYKLIAFAFPFLTLVIITGAVWAEQSWGTYWSWDPKETWSLITWLVYLGYLHARLILGWKGKVAIWFALIGFVVVIFTYLGVNLLLSGLHSYAS, encoded by the coding sequence ATGTTAAGCGTTGAATCGAATTTTTTATCTTATGCGATTTTATCGTATTTGATCTCAATGGTTTCATATTTCATTTATGTTTCTTTTAAAAAAGAAAATGTCGGATCGTTCGCGACGCTTATTTTATCTCTAGGTTTTATCCTTCACACAGTCTCGATAATTGCGAGGACGATCTCATCAGGGCGCCTGCCATTCTCCAATCTTTACGAATCCATGACAAGTTTTGCTTGGGGGATAATTTTGATCTATCTCGTTATCGAATTTATGTATAAACTAAAAATTATAGGGATAATAGCCGTGCCGATAGGTTTTTTGGCGGCTCTTTACGCTTCAACACTTAATAAATCGATCGAAACCTTGATGCCCGCGCTTCAAAGCAATTGGCTTTTGGCGCATGTAAGCGTTGCGATCGTCTCCTATGGAGTTTTGGCTATTTCTTTTTCAACCGCGTGTCTTTATTTGTTAAAAGAATATTTCAATTTCAAATGGCTTCCTAAAAAAGAGATGCTTGATGACCTGACTTACAAATTGATCGCTTTTGCATTCCCATTCCTGACATTGGTAATTATAACCGGTGCCGTGTGGGCGGAGCAATCTTGGGGAACGTATTGGAGCTGGGATCCCAAAGAAACCTGGTCTCTCATAACATGGCTTGTTTACTTGGGATATCTTCACGCCAGATTGATTTTGGGATGGAAGGGCAAAGTCGCGATTTGGTTTGCATTGATCGGATTTGTTGTGGTAATATTTACTTATCTTGGGGTCAATCTTTTGTTGTCGGGGCTCCACAGTTACGCGAGCTAA
- a CDS encoding electron transfer flavoprotein subunit beta/FixA family protein encodes MKIVVCIKQVPDTTDVKIDPATNTLVREGVPSIANPYDVHALEEALLLKDKYGASVIAICMGPPQAKDVLQKALSLGADDAILLTDRKFAGADTLATSYALSGAIDKIKPDLVFCGKQAIDGDTAQVGPGIATRLNMTQLTYVLHVDSIDLQKKEIIVERKLEEGIEVVAAPFPALLTILKESNEIRYASLPNLMKAISHEITTWDKNILGLDENMLGLKGSPTWVAKIFSPPLKKSVNVIEANEQQIGKIVNELAPILKSEGIKCNV; translated from the coding sequence ATGAAAATTGTTGTATGTATAAAACAAGTCCCCGATACAACCGATGTCAAGATCGATCCGGCCACAAATACCCTGGTCCGGGAAGGTGTCCCATCAATAGCTAACCCATACGATGTCCACGCCCTTGAAGAAGCTCTTTTATTAAAAGATAAATATGGAGCTTCCGTAATTGCTATCTGTATGGGCCCTCCGCAAGCAAAAGATGTCTTGCAAAAAGCATTATCACTCGGCGCAGATGACGCGATTTTATTAACGGACAGAAAATTTGCCGGCGCTGATACATTAGCCACGAGCTACGCGCTTTCCGGCGCAATAGATAAAATAAAGCCGGACCTCGTATTTTGTGGAAAACAGGCCATTGATGGAGATACCGCCCAAGTAGGGCCTGGGATCGCGACTCGTTTGAATATGACCCAGCTTACCTATGTATTACATGTTGACAGTATTGACCTTCAAAAGAAAGAAATAATTGTTGAGAGAAAATTGGAAGAGGGCATAGAAGTTGTTGCGGCGCCTTTTCCCGCATTACTTACGATACTTAAAGAATCAAACGAGATCCGATATGCCTCGCTTCCCAATCTAATGAAGGCAATTAGCCATGAAATTACAACATGGGACAAAAATATTTTGGGGCTTGATGAAAACATGTTAGGGCTCAAAGGATCTCCTACTTGGGTAGCAAAGATCTTCTCGCCGCCTCTAAAAAAATCAGTAAATGTGATCGAAGCAAACGAACAGCAAATCGGAAAAATCGTGAACGAGCTGGCGCCAATACTAAAATCGGAAGGGATAAAGTGCAATGTCTGA
- a CDS encoding twin-arginine translocase TatA/TatE family subunit — MFGLGMPELILIVIIFILLFGTEKLPEAGRSLGKAIQEFKKATKGDEEKKS; from the coding sequence ATGTTTGGACTAGGAATGCCGGAATTGATACTTATCGTAATAATTTTTATTCTTCTGTTCGGTACGGAAAAACTTCCTGAAGCCGGAAGAAGCCTTGGAAAAGCTATTCAAGAATTCAAAAAAGCCACCAAAGGCGACGAAGAAAAGAAATCATAA
- the tatC gene encoding twin-arginine translocase subunit TatC, whose protein sequence is MDDPKFTLIEHFVELRGRLIYCLISFCITSAISWQFVPQIISFVSRPVGKLVFLHPTEAFITYFKVCMWAGFFLSLPVIIYNVWKYVALGLSDKEKKNIFIFAPASFILFLFGSSFGFFLAIPAAVKFLIDFGASWSTPMITINEYISFVSLLLLGFGATFELPLVLFFLSKLKIVNAELLKRYRRHAVLFIFIAAAIITPTPDIFIQSLMAFPLIILYEASIWLSRFA, encoded by the coding sequence ATGGACGACCCCAAATTTACTCTAATCGAACATTTTGTGGAGCTTCGCGGAAGGCTTATCTACTGCTTGATCTCATTTTGTATAACGTCAGCAATTTCTTGGCAATTTGTTCCACAAATTATTAGCTTCGTTTCGCGCCCCGTAGGAAAATTGGTCTTTTTACACCCGACAGAGGCATTTATAACATATTTTAAAGTCTGCATGTGGGCAGGATTCTTTCTTTCACTTCCCGTTATTATTTATAATGTTTGGAAGTATGTTGCGCTTGGCCTATCGGATAAAGAGAAAAAGAACATATTTATTTTTGCGCCGGCGTCTTTTATATTATTTCTTTTTGGCTCGAGTTTTGGGTTCTTTTTGGCGATCCCTGCCGCGGTCAAGTTCTTGATCGACTTTGGCGCATCTTGGTCAACCCCTATGATAACAATTAATGAATATATTTCTTTTGTATCTTTATTGCTTTTAGGCTTTGGCGCAACGTTCGAGCTTCCTCTCGTATTATTCTTTCTTTCAAAATTGAAGATAGTTAACGCTGAATTATTAAAGAGATACAGGCGTCACGCGGTCCTATTTATTTTTATTGCGGCGGCCATTATTACTCCGACTCCCGATATTTTTATTCAATCCCTCATGGCTTTTCCTCTAATAATACTGTATGAGGCGAGCATTTGGCTTTCCCGCTTTGCATAA
- a CDS encoding cytochrome C has protein sequence MKKSALVLLAIFALQLVAIAAPKDVSFPGKTQSPVTFSHAKHLAVAKMTCKTCHPAIIAKMKSGANKIKMADISKGKFCGICHKEKGKAFAVAANCAKCHVKAES, from the coding sequence TTGAAGAAATCCGCATTGGTCCTATTAGCGATTTTCGCATTGCAATTGGTTGCAATAGCTGCGCCAAAAGATGTAAGTTTTCCGGGTAAGACACAGTCTCCTGTAACATTCTCGCATGCAAAGCACCTTGCTGTCGCAAAGATGACTTGTAAAACCTGCCATCCTGCGATCATTGCAAAGATGAAATCAGGCGCGAACAAGATTAAAATGGCCGACATAAGTAAGGGCAAATTTTGTGGAATATGCCATAAGGAAAAAGGGAAAGCATTTGCCGTAGCCGCAAATTGCGCAAAGTGCCATGTGAAAGCAGAAAGCTGA
- a CDS encoding 4Fe-4S dicluster domain-containing protein, translating into MKLSRREFLELSGKSVLAMLALSLPKKLLAMPEEMAKFDWEDYYWGYGIDIEKCIGCGKCVKACKVENNVPDEPFFFRTWIERYVERKDDKIEVDSPNGGKDGFPELKNKKDIKKSFFVPKICNHCEHPPCVQVCPVGATYKTKDGVVLVDPDYCIGCRYCIQACPYGARFLHPEKRVAEKCTLCYHRITKGLRPMCVEACPTGTRIFGNLKDNNSIINKFLKTKKINVLKQHLGTKPKAYYAGMDKEVR; encoded by the coding sequence ATGAAATTATCAAGACGTGAATTTTTGGAGCTTTCCGGAAAATCAGTACTAGCGATGCTAGCCTTGAGCCTTCCAAAAAAATTACTAGCGATGCCCGAAGAAATGGCGAAATTCGATTGGGAAGATTATTATTGGGGATACGGGATCGACATTGAAAAATGCATTGGCTGCGGCAAATGCGTAAAAGCCTGCAAAGTTGAAAACAATGTACCGGATGAGCCCTTCTTCTTTAGGACTTGGATCGAGCGCTATGTCGAGAGAAAAGACGATAAGATCGAAGTTGATTCTCCAAACGGAGGCAAGGACGGGTTCCCCGAATTAAAAAACAAAAAAGACATTAAAAAATCGTTTTTTGTGCCAAAGATCTGCAACCATTGCGAGCATCCCCCATGCGTCCAGGTTTGTCCTGTCGGCGCTACATATAAGACAAAAGACGGGGTCGTGCTTGTTGATCCGGATTATTGTATTGGCTGCAGGTATTGCATCCAAGCCTGCCCTTACGGAGCGCGCTTCCTCCATCCCGAAAAAAGGGTCGCCGAAAAATGCACGCTTTGCTATCACAGGATAACAAAGGGATTGAGGCCAATGTGCGTCGAGGCCTGCCCTACCGGGACGAGGATCTTTGGGAATCTGAAAGACAATAACAGCATAATAAACAAATTCTTAAAAACAAAAAAGATAAATGTTCTAAAACAGCATCTGGGGACTAAGCCCAAAGCATATTACGCCGGAATGGACAAAGAGGTCAGATAA
- the nrfD gene encoding polysulfide reductase NrfD: MSEISLMLSKIMPFIQGFIYPNDIELHWGILIVLYPYITGLVAGAFILASLARVFNVSEVKATYRLSLLTAFAFLSTATLPLLGHLGHPERALEILFTPKLESAMAMFGFVYAWYLMAVLCLEIWFDYRKDIVLRSANEKGLKKIFYTVLTLGSKNISSEALALDEKIGRVITIIGIPSAFMLHGYVGFIFGSVKANPWWNTTLMPIIFLMSAMVSGIAMVMLVYMVTQWLRKKAVDMPCVDTIRLYLFNIFLVDFALEMLDLIHRIYAAEESFDVLSILMKGNLFWTQFVGQILVGTIVPLALLALTFLFKTSPSIRKSFYFVSAILTLAGIFFMRWNVVIGGQLFSKSFLGFTTYKLNLIGIEAYAAIAIAILPFVILSALIYILPPWEKE, from the coding sequence ATGAGCGAAATTTCACTAATGCTTTCAAAGATAATGCCCTTCATCCAGGGATTTATCTATCCAAACGACATCGAACTCCATTGGGGGATCTTGATCGTTCTTTATCCTTATATTACGGGCCTTGTTGCCGGCGCTTTTATTTTAGCCTCTCTCGCGCGCGTATTTAATGTTTCCGAAGTAAAAGCAACTTATAGGCTTTCACTCCTTACGGCTTTCGCATTTCTATCGACCGCGACACTGCCCCTCCTTGGGCATTTAGGACACCCCGAACGCGCACTCGAAATACTATTCACGCCAAAGCTTGAATCGGCAATGGCAATGTTCGGGTTTGTTTATGCCTGGTACCTCATGGCTGTTTTATGCCTTGAGATATGGTTCGATTATAGGAAAGATATCGTTCTGCGGTCAGCAAATGAAAAAGGCCTTAAAAAAATATTTTATACTGTATTGACCTTGGGTTCAAAGAATATATCAAGCGAAGCGCTTGCTTTGGACGAAAAGATCGGAAGGGTCATCACAATAATCGGCATCCCATCGGCTTTCATGCTGCATGGTTATGTCGGCTTTATCTTTGGGTCTGTTAAGGCCAATCCTTGGTGGAATACCACCTTAATGCCTATAATATTCTTGATGTCCGCCATGGTCTCGGGCATCGCCATGGTCATGCTTGTTTATATGGTTACGCAATGGTTAAGGAAAAAAGCCGTCGATATGCCTTGCGTTGATACGATCAGGCTCTATTTGTTCAATATTTTCCTGGTCGACTTTGCTCTTGAAATGCTTGATCTGATACATAGGATCTACGCGGCGGAAGAATCCTTCGATGTCTTGTCCATATTGATGAAGGGGAACCTCTTTTGGACGCAGTTCGTAGGCCAGATACTTGTCGGAACGATAGTTCCATTGGCGCTCCTCGCTCTCACCTTTCTATTTAAAACGAGCCCTTCTATCCGAAAATCATTCTATTTCGTATCGGCCATCCTCACTTTGGCGGGTATATTCTTCATGAGATGGAACGTCGTGATCGGCGGACAGCTTTTTTCAAAAAGTTTTTTGGGATTTACCACATATAAATTAAATCTTATAGGCATCGAAGCATATGCTGCCATAGCTATTGCTATCCTCCCATTCGTGATCCTTTCGGCCCTTATATACATATTGCCTCCCTGGGAAAAAGAATAA